The proteins below are encoded in one region of Asticcacaulis excentricus CB 48:
- a CDS encoding phasin family protein → MAFGQDALNRTHAETQRLGQRGVEMGSEALKVCVTAGHQTADLMSELNQAMTELGNQSISHYDRLSRQAIGVRTVQDLVNLQSATVETLQEHMGGFARLYGLYVDGLGRIMQPIAEQAVKPHRSMMNT, encoded by the coding sequence ATGGCCTTCGGTCAAGACGCGCTGAACCGCACCCACGCTGAAACCCAACGCCTTGGCCAACGCGGCGTCGAAATGGGGAGCGAAGCGCTCAAGGTCTGCGTCACCGCCGGCCATCAAACGGCTGACCTTATGTCAGAACTCAATCAGGCCATGACCGAATTGGGCAATCAGTCGATCTCGCACTATGACCGCCTATCGCGTCAGGCCATAGGGGTGCGTACCGTGCAGGACTTGGTGAATCTTCAGAGCGCCACGGTTGAGACGCTCCAAGAGCATATGGGGGGCTTTGCCCGCCTCTATGGCCTCTATGTTGATGGTCTGGGACGCATAATGCAGCCCATCGCCGAGCAGGCGGTGAAGCCGCATCGCAGTATGATGAACACCTGA
- a CDS encoding DUF6118 family protein produces MVDETRPKGADRDEAEAATKAFDGLRNAVDKRGAATAAELKLIRQGVEALFDQVEVIQAKPDYAQDLAEIKEVCVDIADRLETIEAMPALKGGVQDFERAGSDLLRSSVTALEQKAQRFDSAAVTLQRIASHVQDRQEWWRYLFIAGGLGLVAGVLLVLFILGLLPLEVRTNVAAALVGTGRWEAGAVLMQAERPEAWAEIVQGEKLREQNRKALGRCRELARKRGVAQKCNIVVEPDIPR; encoded by the coding sequence ATGGTTGACGAGACAAGGCCCAAGGGCGCCGACAGAGATGAGGCCGAGGCCGCCACGAAAGCGTTTGATGGGCTGCGCAATGCGGTCGACAAGCGCGGGGCGGCGACAGCGGCGGAGCTCAAGCTTATCCGACAGGGCGTCGAGGCCCTTTTCGATCAGGTCGAAGTGATTCAGGCAAAACCTGACTATGCGCAGGATTTGGCGGAAATCAAAGAGGTTTGCGTAGACATCGCTGATCGGCTGGAAACCATTGAGGCAATGCCGGCGCTCAAAGGAGGCGTTCAGGACTTTGAGCGGGCAGGGTCGGATCTCCTTCGATCTTCAGTTACAGCGCTTGAGCAAAAGGCGCAGCGGTTTGATAGTGCGGCCGTCACACTCCAACGGATCGCCAGCCATGTGCAGGATCGGCAGGAATGGTGGAGGTATTTGTTTATCGCCGGTGGCCTCGGGTTGGTGGCCGGCGTCCTCCTAGTGCTGTTCATACTGGGACTTCTGCCGCTGGAAGTCAGAACCAATGTAGCGGCCGCACTGGTGGGGACCGGTCGGTGGGAGGCAGGTGCGGTCCTGATGCAGGCGGAAAGACCAGAGGCTTGGGCTGAAATTGTCCAAGGCGAGAAATTGAGAGAGCAGAACAGGAAGGCTTTGGGCCGGTGCCGCGAGTTGGCGAGGAAAAGGGGTGTGGCTCAGAAGTGCAACATTGTCGTTGAACCTGACATCCCTCGTTAA
- the traA gene encoding Ti-type conjugative transfer relaxase TraA, producing the protein MAIYHLSMKPISRGSGRSAVAAAAYRSGTKLTNERDGLTHDYTRKSGVEETEIVLPEGVDAEWARDREQLWNAAEMAEKRNDARVAREFEVALPHELNADQRLELVREFSQSVADTYGVAVDFAIHAPDEAMDERNHHAHILITTREVTANGLGEKSDLERENKWLKAHDKPTTDAQLKALRLEWEERTNQALALAGHDVRIDHRSHQERGLEIEPTQHVGVHATQMDRRGQSVERERLAEEARVRNADLIRQNPNQVLTLITGEKSVFDRTDIARTLHRYINEDASEYQSLFTTVMASDELVRLAVGPDGTRYSTRELVEVETRTASHVEAMAQRSDHTVADRYIERAIARQDEAIRRSVSSSLPEDVSAAERERSLKDVGMSDEQKDAVRHITGDAQIAVVVGFAGAGKSTLLSAAKEAWEAQGYTVHGAALAGKAVGGLEESAGIEGRTLASWDTRWKMGTSELGPGDVLVIDEAGMIGSRQMDRFVSEAERTGAKLVLVGDHEQLQAIGAGAPFRAIAERVGHASVEDIRRQRSDWQRDASKAFATQRTAQGLAAYIEHGHVHLKADQSEATTALVRDYVKDVEARPDGSRAAMAHRRVDVRELNNGIREELKARGHLKGEDVPFNTDDGQRNFTEGDRLVFLQNDREMGVKNGTLGTVEGIENNKLIVRPDGSQTDVQINASEYKAFDHGYATTIHKTQGATVDRAYVLASDTMDRHMTYVSMTRHRDDATLYAGQDQFDGHRDLTRSLSRSGSKETVLDYVDSSGRRHDTGQPVISTVATTGFAQRRGMNSDIIYPARQGAAPESVPEAVDGSQSEVRQERDRSVDAASAAQIKRDMFAGLKLPVTDINKDIGIDSERIPHKVWRTQKPERDLPFGGSRSPLEKAADRYARAYGDIQTMEKKGLPVLEGQKQALRHAEEALEKAQPGAASVMASGLEHAPGMRRAIKELTGEARTQALIKGLSQERQALADPAVRADRMVGRWKTLTEQHDRLRGWQHADARHALEQRMQETAREIARDPLMESHLRYRRKEFGLGREQSRDQSQESLSRELERKFQRGLERDRGIER; encoded by the coding sequence ATGGCCATCTACCACCTGAGCATGAAGCCCATTTCCCGCGGGTCGGGTCGCTCCGCCGTGGCCGCGGCCGCCTATCGCTCAGGCACCAAACTCACCAACGAACGCGATGGCCTCACGCATGACTACACCCGCAAAAGCGGGGTGGAGGAGACAGAGATCGTCCTGCCGGAGGGTGTGGATGCCGAATGGGCACGCGACCGTGAGCAACTGTGGAATGCGGCGGAGATGGCCGAAAAGCGAAACGACGCCCGCGTCGCCCGTGAATTCGAAGTCGCCCTGCCGCATGAACTCAATGCCGACCAGCGCTTAGAACTGGTGAGAGAGTTCTCCCAGTCTGTGGCCGACACGTATGGTGTGGCCGTGGACTTCGCCATCCATGCCCCCGATGAGGCTATGGATGAGCGCAATCACCATGCGCATATCCTGATCACGACCCGCGAGGTGACAGCGAACGGCCTCGGCGAGAAGAGCGACCTCGAACGCGAGAACAAATGGCTGAAGGCGCACGACAAGCCGACAACCGATGCGCAGCTGAAGGCCTTGCGACTGGAGTGGGAAGAACGCACCAATCAGGCGCTGGCTCTGGCCGGACACGATGTGCGCATTGATCACCGCTCACATCAGGAACGCGGCCTCGAGATTGAACCCACCCAGCATGTGGGGGTGCACGCCACACAGATGGACAGACGCGGTCAATCTGTAGAACGCGAACGTCTGGCCGAGGAGGCGAGGGTACGCAATGCCGATCTGATCCGTCAGAACCCCAATCAGGTCCTTACCCTGATCACCGGAGAGAAGAGCGTCTTCGACCGCACAGATATCGCCCGAACACTTCATCGCTACATCAATGAGGACGCCTCAGAATATCAGTCCCTCTTCACAACGGTCATGGCGTCAGATGAACTGGTGCGACTGGCCGTAGGTCCTGACGGTACACGCTATTCCACGCGCGAACTCGTCGAAGTGGAAACGCGCACGGCAAGCCATGTCGAGGCTATGGCGCAGCGTTCAGATCACACCGTCGCAGACCGTTACATAGAGCGTGCCATAGCCCGTCAGGATGAGGCGATACGGCGCAGCGTTTCATCGAGTTTGCCAGAGGATGTATCCGCCGCCGAACGTGAACGCAGCCTCAAAGATGTCGGCATGAGCGATGAGCAGAAAGACGCAGTCCGTCACATCACCGGCGATGCGCAGATTGCCGTCGTTGTGGGCTTTGCCGGCGCCGGCAAAAGCACGCTTTTGTCGGCCGCCAAAGAGGCGTGGGAAGCGCAAGGCTACACCGTGCATGGAGCGGCCCTGGCCGGCAAGGCGGTGGGTGGTCTGGAGGAGAGTGCGGGCATCGAAGGACGTACCCTGGCCTCATGGGATACGCGCTGGAAGATGGGCACGTCTGAGCTTGGCCCAGGCGATGTTCTGGTCATCGACGAAGCCGGTATGATCGGCTCCCGCCAGATGGACCGGTTTGTATCGGAAGCTGAGCGCACGGGTGCCAAGCTGGTGCTGGTGGGTGACCACGAGCAGCTTCAGGCCATCGGTGCCGGCGCGCCCTTCCGGGCCATTGCCGAACGGGTGGGCCATGCCTCCGTCGAAGACATCCGTCGCCAGCGCAGCGACTGGCAACGAGACGCATCGAAAGCCTTTGCGACCCAGCGTACAGCTCAAGGACTGGCAGCCTACATAGAGCACGGCCACGTGCACCTCAAAGCCGATCAGAGCGAAGCAACAACCGCACTTGTCCGGGACTATGTAAAGGACGTCGAAGCCCGGCCCGACGGGTCACGCGCCGCCATGGCGCATCGGCGTGTGGATGTGCGTGAGCTCAACAACGGCATCCGTGAGGAGCTGAAGGCAAGGGGGCATCTGAAGGGCGAAGACGTCCCCTTCAACACGGACGATGGCCAGCGGAACTTCACCGAAGGCGACCGTCTGGTCTTCCTGCAAAATGACCGGGAGATGGGCGTAAAGAACGGCACGCTGGGAACCGTCGAGGGCATCGAAAACAACAAGCTGATCGTTAGGCCTGATGGCAGCCAGACCGACGTTCAAATCAACGCGTCCGAGTACAAGGCCTTCGACCATGGCTATGCGACCACCATCCATAAGACGCAGGGGGCCACCGTGGACCGTGCCTATGTGCTGGCGTCAGACACCATGGACCGGCACATGACTTATGTGTCCATGACCCGGCACAGGGACGATGCCACCCTCTATGCTGGTCAGGATCAGTTCGATGGTCATCGGGACCTGACCCGGAGCTTAAGCCGTTCCGGCTCAAAGGAGACGGTTCTGGACTATGTGGATTCAAGCGGCCGACGCCACGACACCGGACAGCCGGTCATAAGCACCGTAGCCACCACAGGCTTCGCACAGCGGCGCGGTATGAACAGCGACATCATCTATCCCGCGCGGCAAGGGGCAGCCCCGGAATCAGTGCCAGAGGCAGTGGACGGGTCACAATCAGAGGTCAGGCAGGAGCGTGACCGAAGCGTCGATGCAGCGTCAGCAGCCCAGATAAAACGCGACATGTTTGCTGGCTTGAAACTGCCAGTGACCGACATCAACAAAGACATCGGCATCGACAGCGAACGCATACCGCATAAGGTTTGGCGGACACAAAAGCCTGAAAGAGATTTGCCGTTTGGAGGCAGCCGCTCACCTCTGGAGAAGGCCGCGGATCGTTATGCCCGGGCTTATGGCGACATCCAGACGATGGAGAAAAAAGGATTGCCTGTCCTCGAAGGGCAGAAGCAGGCCTTGCGGCATGCGGAAGAAGCGCTCGAAAAGGCGCAACCGGGTGCGGCCAGTGTCATGGCTTCTGGGCTGGAACACGCACCCGGTATGCGGCGGGCCATAAAGGAACTGACAGGTGAGGCAAGGACGCAGGCCCTGATCAAGGGCCTGTCGCAGGAGCGTCAGGCCCTCGCTGACCCGGCTGTCAGGGCCGACCGGATGGTCGGGCGCTGGAAGACGCTGACTGAACAGCATGACCGTCTCAGGGGCTGGCAGCATGCGGACGCGCGACACGCTCTTGAACAGAGGATGCAGGAGACGGCGAGGGAGATCGCCCGTGACCCGCTGATGGAATCCCATCTGCGTTATCGGCGCAAAGAGTTTGGGCTTGGCCGTGAACAGAGCCGAGACCAGAGCCAGGAGAGTCTCAGCCGGGAGCTTGAGCGCAAGTTTCAACGCGGTCTGGAGCGGGACCGGGGGATTGAGCGGTAG
- a CDS encoding type IV secretory system conjugative DNA transfer family protein — translation MSSSVLRVLRALRKGLVRAVRDPLGAFLWLISTPVRVWKPVLYALVVSVVILILLALLSEWIEGQFYLIGIGGKPLKRVLDLIVVGIVLAVLWRLLVKPLLDHLGDGDGSDTHGSARFAEKREIAAVTRGHEGLLIGRDRSTSKLIRYSGPAHLLTLAPTRSGKGVGTVIPNLLVQYRSVVCVDPKGENARITARARSAFGPVYILDPFGVTGKPSASFNPLAALDPDSPDIAEDAALLADALVCDAPGTAGEAHWNEEAKALITGIILYIATEEFGYRRSLATLREYLTLDVPEFADLLDRMQETDACHGLIRRAANRHRSKADREAAGVLSSAQRHTHFLDSPRMTEVMSGSDFAFGDLKQSVATVYLVLPPDRLDTYARWLRLLVTQSLTELVRAKRPLPSPVLYLLDEFASLGYLSFVERAMSLMAGYGVQLWPILQDIHQLRALYGQRAGTFLSNAGVLQVFGVNDYETSRLVSDLLGQETVVFQSTGRNMDSNKSGLSYSEHHTGRPLLTPDEVRQMPSDTQLLFLNGQRPIVATRLRYYADPELRGLFDAG, via the coding sequence ATGAGCAGTTCTGTTCTTCGGGTGTTACGCGCACTTCGCAAGGGTCTGGTGCGCGCGGTGCGTGACCCCTTGGGGGCTTTCCTGTGGCTTATCAGCACGCCGGTTCGGGTGTGGAAGCCCGTCCTGTACGCCCTTGTGGTGTCCGTTGTGATTTTGATTTTGCTGGCGCTTCTGTCTGAGTGGATTGAGGGCCAGTTTTATCTGATCGGCATCGGCGGAAAGCCCCTGAAGAGGGTACTTGATCTGATCGTGGTCGGCATCGTACTTGCGGTGCTGTGGCGTCTTCTGGTCAAGCCGCTTCTTGATCATCTGGGTGATGGGGATGGATCAGATACCCATGGCTCAGCGCGCTTTGCTGAGAAGCGGGAGATTGCTGCGGTTACGCGCGGGCATGAGGGGCTTCTGATCGGCCGGGATAGGAGTACAAGCAAGCTCATCCGTTATTCAGGCCCGGCGCATCTTCTGACCCTGGCACCGACACGATCGGGCAAGGGCGTGGGGACGGTTATTCCAAACCTCCTCGTGCAGTACCGTTCGGTCGTTTGTGTGGATCCCAAGGGCGAGAACGCCCGCATTACCGCGCGCGCCCGATCGGCATTTGGGCCGGTCTATATTCTGGATCCCTTCGGCGTGACGGGAAAGCCTTCGGCTTCGTTCAATCCGCTGGCGGCTCTGGATCCCGACAGTCCGGATATTGCTGAGGACGCGGCGTTGCTGGCCGATGCGCTCGTGTGCGATGCCCCAGGCACGGCCGGGGAAGCGCACTGGAATGAAGAAGCCAAGGCTCTGATCACGGGGATTATTCTCTATATCGCCACTGAAGAGTTTGGATACCGACGCAGTCTGGCGACCTTGCGGGAATATCTGACGCTGGACGTTCCGGAGTTTGCTGATTTACTGGACCGCATGCAGGAAACGGACGCCTGCCATGGTCTGATCAGGCGGGCGGCCAACCGGCACCGGTCCAAGGCCGATCGGGAGGCCGCCGGTGTCTTATCGTCAGCGCAGCGGCACACGCATTTCCTCGACAGTCCGCGCATGACCGAGGTGATGAGCGGGTCGGATTTTGCTTTTGGTGATCTGAAGCAATCCGTGGCCACCGTGTATCTGGTTCTGCCGCCCGATCGCCTTGACACCTATGCGCGCTGGCTCAGACTGCTGGTGACGCAAAGTCTCACAGAACTGGTGCGGGCAAAGCGCCCTCTCCCCTCGCCGGTTTTGTATCTGCTGGATGAGTTTGCAAGCCTCGGCTATCTGTCCTTCGTTGAGCGCGCCATGAGTCTGATGGCGGGCTATGGCGTACAGCTCTGGCCTATCCTTCAGGACATCCATCAGTTACGCGCCCTCTATGGGCAGCGAGCGGGCACGTTTCTATCCAATGCCGGTGTCCTTCAGGTCTTCGGCGTCAACGACTATGAGACCTCACGGCTGGTGTCGGATCTGCTGGGTCAGGAGACGGTCGTATTCCAGTCCACGGGCCGCAATATGGACTCCAACAAGAGCGGCCTTTCCTACAGTGAGCATCACACCGGGCGGCCGCTTCTGACGCCCGATGAGGTGCGTCAGATGCCTTCGGATACACAACTCCTGTTCCTCAATGGTCAACGCCCCATTGTGGCAACACGGCTCCGGTACTATGCTGATCCCGAACTGCGGGGCCTTTTTGATGCTGGCTGA
- a CDS encoding HEPN domain-containing protein: MLADKLEHLPDVKRRELTRVVQILFDEFEDATKTALSDKRKAGRILKIILFGSYARGDWVEDRSSGYRSDYDLLIVVNGQAFTDLQDYWAKADEHLIREHTVTEHIRTPVNFIVHSLDEVNDNLARGRPFFVDIARDGIMLYEAPGHPLVAPKPLTEEERLAEARGHYEQWSAQSASAIKGAKFYLGEKDAKYAAFLLHQATEALYHCLLLTLSLYSPKSHRITMLSSQAEALDDRLKNIWPNDTKLHRQAFDRLRRAYVEARYSASYSIGEDELAWLSERVGLLQEAVETLCRERIS; encoded by the coding sequence ATGCTGGCTGATAAGCTCGAACACCTACCGGATGTGAAACGGCGCGAACTGACCCGCGTCGTGCAGATCCTGTTTGACGAGTTCGAGGATGCGACAAAGACCGCGCTCTCCGATAAGCGTAAAGCGGGGCGGATTCTCAAGATCATCCTGTTCGGCTCCTATGCCCGCGGCGACTGGGTCGAGGACCGCTCTTCCGGCTATCGCTCGGACTATGATCTCCTGATCGTCGTCAACGGTCAGGCCTTCACCGATCTGCAGGACTACTGGGCCAAAGCCGACGAGCATCTGATCCGGGAACACACCGTCACGGAGCATATCCGCACCCCGGTCAACTTCATCGTGCACAGTCTCGATGAGGTGAACGACAACCTCGCCCGAGGTCGGCCCTTCTTCGTTGATATCGCCCGCGATGGCATCATGCTTTACGAGGCCCCGGGGCATCCGCTGGTCGCGCCAAAGCCGTTGACGGAGGAAGAGCGTTTGGCAGAGGCCAGGGGGCACTATGAGCAGTGGAGCGCCCAAAGTGCTTCTGCCATCAAGGGGGCTAAATTCTACCTCGGCGAAAAGGACGCTAAGTACGCCGCGTTCTTGCTGCATCAAGCTACAGAAGCCCTTTACCACTGCCTGCTGCTGACTTTGTCTCTGTACAGTCCAAAAAGCCACCGCATCACCATGCTAAGCTCACAAGCGGAAGCGCTGGATGACCGGTTGAAGAACATCTGGCCGAACGATACCAAGCTACATCGGCAAGCCTTTGACAGGCTCAGGCGCGCGTATGTCGAGGCCCGATACTCAGCGAGCTATAGCATCGGGGAGGACGAATTGGCGTGGCTCAGCGAACGGGTCGGATTGTTGCAAGAGGCCGTCGAAACATTATGCCGGGAACGGATTTCCTAA
- a CDS encoding phage integrase central domain-containing protein — MSAANTFDAVSKAYIAKNKREGLAEATVQKREWFTRLVERSLGHRPIAEIQPFEVLNAVRPFEASKNDEKADRTLQLIGQVFRYAVANQLAPSDPS, encoded by the coding sequence ATCAGCGCGGCGAATACATTCGATGCCGTCTCCAAAGCCTACATCGCCAAAAACAAGCGGGAAGGGCTCGCAGAGGCGACGGTACAGAAGCGTGAGTGGTTCACTCGCCTTGTCGAGCGAAGCCTTGGCCACAGGCCGATCGCGGAGATACAGCCGTTTGAGGTCCTGAATGCGGTACGTCCTTTCGAAGCCTCGAAGAACGATGAGAAGGCCGATCGGACGCTACAGTTAATTGGTCAGGTTTTTAGATATGCCGTCGCAAACCAGCTCGCGCCTTCAGACCCTAGTTGA
- a CDS encoding XRE family transcriptional regulator, with the protein MIVGLPPEVVVPVVRAMKAERQELTAAVNAYETAKDSGNHHELHSRAGTDPGLTLIVARIAKGLSQRDLAWRLGLKEQQVQRYESDRYTTISLKNYSKIAALLGVQLKATITELKDLRGLGRMIEDVSKADIKKILKHGRENGWFSEDADEEDLRRFIAENRITFGSPSLLRTGLNVKDHSEDILLHAWRARVASRAQGVIETSKPRFSPLDLSWLSSLVKLSASPDGPLRAREFLLQHGIVLIIEPQIPGLAIDGAAFLEGDIPVIGMTIRKDTIDNFWFTLLHETAHAVLHYRTGLALGFYDQSEAPSLDEQEAEADAFAANMLIPDEVWRKSTARISRSPDVPEKFANSLGIHPAIVFGRIRKERNDYTIFTQKIGANTVRKQFLSEA; encoded by the coding sequence ATGATCGTCGGATTACCGCCCGAAGTGGTCGTACCGGTGGTACGTGCAATGAAAGCCGAAAGGCAGGAGCTGACAGCGGCTGTCAATGCGTATGAGACTGCAAAAGATTCAGGCAATCATCATGAACTGCATTCGCGAGCTGGCACTGATCCAGGCTTAACGCTCATAGTGGCGCGCATAGCGAAAGGCCTATCTCAACGCGATTTAGCATGGCGTCTCGGATTGAAGGAACAGCAAGTCCAGCGCTACGAGAGCGACCGTTACACCACAATCAGTCTCAAAAACTACAGCAAGATCGCTGCGTTGTTAGGCGTCCAGCTTAAGGCTACGATCACTGAATTAAAAGACCTCCGTGGCCTTGGCAGAATGATTGAGGACGTCTCGAAGGCGGACATCAAGAAAATCCTTAAGCATGGCCGCGAGAACGGCTGGTTTTCTGAAGATGCTGATGAAGAAGATTTACGTCGGTTCATTGCGGAAAATCGAATTACGTTTGGTAGCCCATCGCTTCTGCGAACCGGCTTGAACGTGAAGGATCATAGCGAAGACATTCTTCTGCACGCCTGGCGGGCACGGGTCGCCTCCAGAGCGCAGGGCGTTATTGAAACCTCAAAGCCCCGTTTTAGTCCCCTGGACCTCTCTTGGCTCTCAAGTCTAGTTAAACTGAGTGCTTCGCCGGACGGTCCGCTTCGCGCGCGTGAATTTTTGCTCCAGCACGGGATTGTTCTAATCATTGAACCTCAGATTCCGGGACTGGCTATCGACGGTGCGGCTTTCTTAGAAGGTGATATTCCCGTCATTGGAATGACAATTCGCAAAGACACCATCGATAATTTTTGGTTCACGCTCTTGCACGAAACCGCCCATGCCGTACTTCACTATCGTACCGGCCTTGCATTAGGTTTCTACGATCAGTCCGAAGCCCCCTCTCTTGATGAGCAAGAGGCGGAAGCGGACGCCTTTGCAGCGAATATGCTTATTCCCGATGAGGTATGGCGAAAATCGACTGCTAGAATTTCTCGATCTCCTGACGTTCCGGAAAAGTTCGCCAACAGTCTGGGCATCCATCCGGCCATCGTTTTTGGGAGGATTAGAAAAGAAAGAAACGATTATACCATTTTCACACAAAAGATCGGTGCAAACACAGTTCGCAAACAATTCCTAAGCGAGGCTTAG
- a CDS encoding beta family protein has protein sequence MLPYYPCLRFKQGEYIAMAKLPNDVAPHVEPRFVVPPPKDRDPELGRIPTIDEIAHITGDRIAKHWPLRRAFLDTRFVHDALGNDGLRTLYRLAQGRNPKIVPVVSAEGLSNPFFKEVLCTTGAIKLAILIDYDQVDPEEISQGLNAIGLSANECVLFVDFTGAPLKPEIASGSISGLFEVLNEIGHWHRIVYQASNFPQTNPPEYGKNKFVPRDEWTAFHEAMKDCDVPPERIGYGDFGADTGKMVFPKGLRGGKATRHLRYTGKTHTLIVFADKDGKDAEQMRKVCQRLMEHESMTYAGQAFSEADDRIFRVAQGLDGPGNASMWREWNTLHHIMQVVRDLGAMAGITFGTHRVSTVVHERGLFDLELD, from the coding sequence ATGTTGCCTTACTATCCGTGTCTACGTTTTAAGCAGGGTGAATATATTGCTATGGCGAAGTTGCCTAACGATGTTGCACCACATGTTGAACCTCGCTTTGTGGTGCCACCTCCAAAGGATCGTGATCCGGAACTTGGGCGCATCCCGACTATTGATGAAATTGCCCATATCACCGGTGACCGCATTGCCAAGCACTGGCCTCTACGTAGAGCATTTCTAGACACCAGATTTGTCCATGACGCCCTTGGAAATGACGGACTTAGGACTCTGTATAGGCTTGCGCAGGGACGGAACCCCAAAATTGTTCCGGTCGTCTCAGCAGAAGGTCTCTCCAACCCCTTTTTTAAAGAGGTTTTGTGCACGACCGGTGCCATCAAGCTGGCTATTCTAATTGATTATGATCAAGTGGACCCAGAGGAAATTTCTCAGGGGCTGAACGCCATTGGCCTTTCTGCAAATGAATGCGTACTTTTTGTTGACTTTACAGGAGCCCCCTTAAAGCCGGAAATTGCATCAGGTTCAATTAGTGGCCTATTCGAAGTGCTAAATGAGATTGGGCACTGGCACCGCATTGTATACCAAGCATCGAATTTCCCCCAAACCAACCCGCCTGAGTATGGCAAAAACAAATTCGTACCTAGGGATGAATGGACTGCGTTTCATGAAGCTATGAAAGATTGTGACGTGCCGCCGGAACGTATAGGGTACGGCGATTTTGGTGCGGACACAGGCAAAATGGTTTTCCCTAAGGGACTGCGCGGCGGCAAAGCTACGCGCCACCTTCGCTATACCGGTAAGACACATACGCTGATAGTCTTCGCAGACAAGGACGGCAAAGACGCTGAACAAATGCGGAAAGTTTGCCAACGCCTGATGGAACATGAATCCATGACATACGCTGGTCAGGCTTTCTCGGAAGCCGACGATCGAATTTTTCGTGTTGCACAGGGCTTAGACGGCCCGGGCAATGCGTCTATGTGGCGAGAATGGAATACCCTGCATCACATCATGCAAGTGGTTCGCGACCTAGGGGCTATGGCGGGTATCACGTTTGGGACCCATCGAGTTAGCACGGTGGTACATGAGCGAGGACTGTTTGACCTCGAATTAGACTAG
- a CDS encoding helix-turn-helix domain-containing protein: MATQSTIDTRKLAYRIDEAVKASGLRRSVLYERLADGSLKSVKIGKCRLIMRDELLRFLSGEPDDVPLTEGSEAAVSSEPGRKPRGPGPVKPTGQLELPLRQ, translated from the coding sequence ATGGCCACGCAATCGACGATCGACACGCGGAAGCTGGCCTACCGGATAGATGAGGCGGTGAAGGCCAGCGGTCTGCGGCGGTCAGTTCTATATGAGCGCCTCGCCGACGGTTCGCTCAAGTCGGTCAAGATCGGTAAGTGCCGTCTGATAATGCGCGACGAACTGCTGCGTTTCCTCTCCGGAGAGCCTGATGATGTTCCACTGACGGAAGGTTCTGAAGCTGCCGTTTCGTCCGAACCAGGGCGCAAACCACGGGGTCCGGGGCCGGTTAAACCAACAGGTCAGTTGGAGTTGCCCCTACGCCAGTGA